From a single Candidatus Delongbacteria bacterium genomic region:
- a CDS encoding Hsp20/alpha crystallin family protein — protein sequence MEKKVKQKLEKFKAFQLLDDDDFSYRSYVSCYKMTNDSVEFAWKPQSDIYLTENELVYCISIPFVDPSKIEVIIELDKITIKGERKKNDEERKHYYMMNIEYGPFEIRLNIPVPVQRQSLSKEYIDGLFYLRLKLVKI from the coding sequence ATGGAAAAAAAAGTTAAACAGAAATTGGAGAAATTTAAAGCATTTCAGTTGTTGGATGATGATGATTTCTCATACAGAAGCTATGTCAGCTGCTATAAGATGACAAATGATTCGGTTGAATTTGCATGGAAACCGCAATCTGATATCTATTTAACAGAGAATGAGCTTGTCTATTGCATATCAATTCCCTTTGTAGATCCATCAAAGATTGAGGTGATAATTGAATTGGATAAAATTACAATTAAGGGTGAGAGAAAGAAGAATGACGAAGAACGTAAGCATTATTATATGATGAATATTGAATACGGACCTTTTGAAATTAGATTGAATATTCCTGTCCCGGTCCAAAGGCAATCCCTATCTAAAGAATATATTGATGGATTGTTTTATTTAAGATTGAAATTAGTAAAAATATAG